The following coding sequences are from one Lipingzhangella halophila window:
- a CDS encoding phosphatase: MTPPSRAELVAHLVRTGIAGHVDTPRQSNLRHFRRLCHKDPYYQFGLTFGHDWSFTEVLALMAKRCGVVADEGHQWGVDTIDPDRTVDALESVADRMREAVNERERVMFATGHPRNLLETYQTWKAALEEHGCEVVTGGAGYSYEVMNEHPPYRRVLIWDNGVGLVRDVGGAPRHSHHPFAMRAALRDLAERGEEWPQLVIADHGFAGAAGEVGISTIGLADCNDPALFLAEYEGKQHATVPLDDGYFTADYQPLTEFVLHRAGLR, from the coding sequence GTGACACCGCCGTCGCGCGCGGAGCTGGTCGCGCACCTGGTGCGAACGGGAATCGCGGGACATGTCGACACCCCCCGGCAGAGCAACCTCCGACACTTCCGGCGGCTCTGCCACAAGGACCCGTACTACCAGTTCGGCCTGACGTTCGGACACGACTGGTCCTTTACCGAGGTGCTCGCCCTCATGGCCAAACGCTGCGGGGTCGTGGCCGACGAGGGGCACCAGTGGGGAGTCGACACCATCGACCCCGACCGCACGGTCGACGCTCTGGAGTCCGTGGCCGACCGGATGCGCGAGGCCGTGAATGAGCGCGAACGAGTGATGTTCGCCACAGGGCATCCCAGAAACCTGCTTGAGACGTACCAGACGTGGAAGGCCGCGTTGGAAGAGCACGGGTGCGAGGTCGTCACCGGCGGCGCCGGGTACTCCTACGAGGTGATGAACGAGCACCCGCCGTATCGCAGGGTCCTGATCTGGGATAACGGCGTCGGGCTGGTGCGCGATGTCGGCGGTGCACCCCGGCACAGCCACCACCCGTTCGCGATGCGGGCGGCGCTTCGGGATCTCGCCGAGCGCGGCGAAGAATGGCCGCAGTTGGTCATCGCCGACCACGGCTTCGCCGGTGCCGCGGGCGAGGTCGGTATCAGCACCATCGGGCTGGCCGACTGTAACGACCCAGCGCTTTTCCTCGCCGAATACGAGGGAAAACAGCACGCGACGGTTCCCCTGGACGACGGATACTTCACCGCCGACTACCAGCCGCTCACCGAGTTCGTGCTGCACCGGGCCGGGCTGCGCTGA
- a CDS encoding helix-turn-helix domain-containing protein → MNGSKAPLDEVRFLTVAEVATIMRVSKMTVYRMVHSGALPAIRVGRSYRVPERAVHDYLREAFVEAG, encoded by the coding sequence ATGAACGGGAGTAAGGCTCCTCTGGATGAGGTCAGGTTCTTAACCGTGGCCGAGGTCGCCACGATTATGCGTGTCTCCAAGATGACCGTCTACCGAATGGTGCACAGCGGTGCGCTCCCCGCGATCCGCGTGGGGCGTTCCTACCGCGTGCCGGAACGCGCCGTGCACGACTACCTCCGCGAGGCGTTCGTCGAGGCTGGTTAG
- a CDS encoding class I SAM-dependent methyltransferase, with protein MPGAVPSPNIWNSPRVYELENRAVDPDGVIDAAMRGIRGMDDAHVLDIGCGTGYHLPRFARVARHVTGIEPHAGLVRAARSRTRGLAGVTVRNAVAQRLPVADASVEVAHARWAYFFGRGSEPGLAELRRVMRRGGFAFVVDNDATRSTFGTWFRRFLPNYDPYDVERFWVANGFQREPLTMRWLFERRADFEAVVRIEFSPKVASEIIATHPGVEVDYAVNLWWREY; from the coding sequence ATGCCGGGGGCTGTACCGAGTCCCAACATCTGGAACAGTCCCCGGGTGTACGAGCTGGAGAACAGGGCGGTCGACCCCGACGGTGTGATCGACGCCGCGATGCGCGGCATCCGCGGTATGGATGACGCGCACGTCCTCGACATCGGCTGCGGTACCGGATACCACCTGCCGCGGTTCGCCCGGGTGGCGCGACACGTCACGGGGATCGAGCCGCACGCGGGTCTGGTCAGGGCGGCCCGGTCCCGCACCCGCGGGCTGGCCGGCGTGACCGTGCGCAACGCTGTGGCGCAGCGGCTCCCGGTGGCCGACGCTTCCGTGGAGGTCGCGCACGCGCGCTGGGCGTACTTCTTCGGCCGGGGTAGCGAGCCCGGCCTGGCGGAACTGCGGCGCGTCATGCGGCGCGGCGGGTTCGCCTTCGTTGTCGACAACGACGCCACACGCAGCACGTTCGGCACCTGGTTCCGGCGGTTCCTGCCGAACTACGACCCCTATGACGTCGAGCGGTTCTGGGTGGCGAACGGGTTCCAGCGCGAGCCGCTGACGATGCGCTGGCTGTTCGAACGCCGCGCCGACTTCGAGGCGGTGGTGCGCATCGAGTTCTCCCCGAAGGTGGCCAGCGAGATCATCGCGACCCACCCCGGTGTGGAGGTCGACTACGCGGTCAACCTGTGGTGGCGGGAGTACTGA
- a CDS encoding sugar phosphate isomerase/epimerase family protein, which translates to MSAIQVPDAPVVLSTASVYPEKTPVAFEIAAQLGYDGVEVMVTSEPVSQDVDMLRRLSDYHQVPITAVHAPCLIFTQRVWGRDGWGKLMRSKEMAEAVGAGTIVVHPPFRWQRDYAKDFDTGIERMSEETDVAFAVENMYPVRMADKEVVPYSPGWNPLERDYSDMTLDLSHTAMSGSDAMDMAKQMGDRLTHLHLADGLGGQNLDEHLIPGRGSQPCAELLEHLATSGYARQLVLEVNTRKSSDREARQLELAEALAFTRLHFAGPRGDPSGGGDDRRERILMRRRPAQSPPRVFTVASDGTVIL; encoded by the coding sequence GTGAGCGCTATCCAGGTACCAGACGCGCCCGTCGTCCTTTCGACGGCGTCGGTCTACCCGGAGAAGACTCCGGTAGCCTTCGAGATCGCCGCGCAGCTCGGCTACGACGGCGTTGAGGTGATGGTCACCTCGGAACCGGTGAGCCAGGACGTCGACATGCTCCGGCGGCTGTCCGACTACCACCAGGTGCCGATCACCGCCGTGCACGCGCCCTGTCTGATCTTCACCCAGCGGGTCTGGGGACGCGACGGATGGGGCAAGCTCATGCGTTCCAAGGAAATGGCCGAGGCCGTGGGCGCCGGGACCATTGTTGTGCACCCTCCGTTTCGCTGGCAGCGCGACTACGCCAAGGACTTCGACACCGGTATCGAGCGTATGAGCGAGGAGACCGACGTCGCCTTCGCCGTCGAGAACATGTATCCAGTGCGCATGGCCGACAAGGAGGTCGTGCCGTACTCGCCGGGTTGGAACCCGCTGGAGCGCGACTACTCCGACATGACGCTCGACCTGTCGCACACCGCCATGTCCGGCTCGGACGCGATGGACATGGCCAAGCAGATGGGCGACCGGCTCACGCACCTGCACCTCGCGGACGGTCTCGGCGGGCAGAACCTCGACGAGCACCTGATCCCCGGCCGCGGATCCCAGCCCTGCGCCGAGCTGCTGGAGCACCTCGCGACCTCCGGCTACGCGCGCCAGCTCGTTCTTGAGGTGAACACCCGCAAGTCCTCCGACCGCGAGGCCCGCCAGCTCGAGCTGGCCGAGGCGCTGGCGTTCACCCGGCTGCACTTCGCCGGGCCGCGCGGCGACCCCAGCGGTGGCGGCGACGACCGCCGCGAACGGATCCTCATGCGCCGCCGGCCCGCACAGTCCCCGCCGCGTGTGTTCACTGTGGCCAGCGACGGAACGGTCATCCTCTGA
- a CDS encoding SGNH/GDSL hydrolase family protein → MSPTSSRGHAPILALASALAVAALPGVSAAKTAPSSGAGPTRADAGQVEHYVALGDSFTSGPFISPMESDPVFCLRSENNYPNVVADALDVAEFDDVSCAMAETEHMTEPQSLGIGPTNPAQFDALRADTSLVTLGIGGNDLGFLEVLLKCSALSATNPTGAPCREHFAGDGGDELRERLPEVGEDIAAALAGIRERSPEATIAVVGYLQVLPEERGCWPRVPIARGDVAYLDETQTALNAEIEKRAADAGVAYVDVFERGHDVCAEPAERWVEGIFPDQPAAPAHPNKAGMAETGTRVLAALRDAEPAPLP, encoded by the coding sequence GTGTCCCCGACGTCATCCCGCGGCCACGCCCCGATCCTCGCCCTGGCGAGCGCGCTCGCCGTCGCCGCGTTGCCCGGTGTCAGCGCCGCCAAGACGGCCCCGTCCTCGGGCGCGGGCCCGACCCGCGCCGATGCCGGGCAGGTCGAGCACTACGTGGCGCTGGGGGACTCGTTCACTTCCGGGCCGTTCATCTCGCCAATGGAGTCCGATCCCGTCTTTTGCCTGCGCTCGGAGAACAACTACCCGAACGTCGTCGCCGACGCGCTGGACGTGGCGGAGTTCGACGACGTGAGCTGCGCCATGGCCGAGACCGAGCACATGACCGAGCCGCAGTCGCTCGGCATCGGCCCCACCAACCCCGCTCAGTTCGACGCGCTGCGCGCGGACACGTCCCTGGTGACGCTGGGAATCGGCGGCAACGACCTCGGGTTCCTGGAGGTCCTGCTGAAGTGCTCCGCGCTGAGCGCGACCAACCCGACCGGGGCACCCTGCCGGGAGCACTTCGCGGGCGACGGTGGCGACGAGCTGCGGGAGCGCCTACCGGAAGTGGGGGAGGACATCGCCGCGGCGCTGGCCGGCATCCGCGAACGCAGCCCGGAGGCGACCATCGCCGTTGTCGGGTACCTCCAGGTGCTCCCCGAGGAGCGGGGGTGCTGGCCGCGAGTGCCGATCGCCCGGGGCGATGTCGCCTACCTGGACGAGACGCAGACCGCGCTGAACGCGGAGATCGAGAAGCGGGCCGCCGACGCGGGGGTGGCCTACGTCGACGTCTTCGAGCGCGGCCACGACGTCTGCGCCGAACCAGCGGAGCGGTGGGTCGAGGGCATCTTCCCGGACCAGCCCGCCGCGCCCGCGCACCCCAACAAGGCCGGAATGGCCGAGACCGGAACGCGGGTCCTCGCGGCGCTGCGGGACGCCGAACCGGCACCGCTGCCCTGA
- the resB gene encoding cytochrome c biogenesis protein ResB, translating to MRDPDSTEQSAATGGADPAGGPGSAPRLSALGWARWTWRVLTSMRTALMLLFLLAVGAIPGSMLPQSTVSQEQVRDFYVDHPELAPLLDQFSLFNVYSSPWYAAIYLLLFVSLTGCVVPRALAHFRAMRARPPRTPRNLDRMPYSARFTSAAAPETVLAEARTLLTRYRKDTDDDSVAAEKGHLRETGNVLFHFALLALLLALAGGAFFGYRGNMLVVEGNGFANTVPAYDSFEPGLAVNDGALQPFSFTLDRMDTEFISEGSFGGQPESYEGDLTYRESPEAPEEKHDLAVNHPLSVDGVQVYLLGHGYAPEFRVTNAEGDVVFDQPVPFLQRDEATFTSDGVVKVPDAGAEQLGFSAVFLPSAAETPEGELVSDFPAARNPVVTLEGYKGDLGMDSGQSQSVYQLYTEDMEPMGESPELSPGDTWTLPDGAGTITFTGYRDYASLQVNSDPARLPALVAASTAVLGLLATLFVRPRRVWVRARAGDDGRTVVEVAGLNKTGGAGTAAEFHELAVRLRDQLRERTTTSTTAKE from the coding sequence ATGCGGGATCCCGACAGCACCGAACAAAGCGCCGCGACCGGCGGAGCCGACCCAGCGGGCGGCCCCGGATCGGCCCCCCGGCTCTCCGCGCTGGGGTGGGCGCGCTGGACGTGGCGGGTCCTCACGTCGATGCGTACCGCGCTCATGCTGCTCTTCTTGCTCGCCGTGGGCGCCATCCCCGGATCGATGCTGCCGCAGTCCACGGTGAGCCAGGAGCAGGTGCGCGACTTCTACGTGGACCACCCCGAGCTCGCGCCGTTGCTGGACCAGTTCTCCCTGTTCAACGTGTACTCGTCGCCCTGGTACGCGGCGATCTACCTGCTGCTCTTCGTGTCGCTCACGGGGTGCGTGGTTCCCCGGGCGCTCGCGCACTTCCGCGCCATGCGGGCCCGGCCGCCCAGGACACCGCGCAACCTGGACCGAATGCCGTACTCGGCGCGCTTCACCTCCGCTGCGGCACCCGAGACCGTCCTGGCCGAGGCGCGAACCCTGCTCACGCGGTACCGCAAGGACACCGACGACGACTCGGTGGCAGCCGAAAAGGGGCACCTGCGCGAGACCGGCAACGTGCTGTTCCACTTCGCCCTGCTGGCGCTGCTCCTCGCGCTGGCCGGCGGCGCGTTCTTCGGCTACCGCGGCAACATGCTCGTGGTCGAGGGGAACGGTTTCGCCAACACCGTGCCGGCCTACGACTCGTTCGAGCCCGGTCTCGCGGTGAACGACGGCGCCCTGCAGCCGTTCTCGTTCACTCTGGACCGCATGGACACCGAGTTCATCTCGGAGGGGAGCTTCGGCGGCCAGCCGGAGAGCTACGAGGGGGACCTGACCTACCGGGAGTCCCCGGAGGCTCCCGAGGAGAAGCACGACCTGGCGGTCAACCATCCGCTCTCGGTGGACGGTGTCCAGGTGTACCTGCTCGGGCACGGCTACGCGCCCGAGTTCCGGGTCACCAACGCCGAGGGGGACGTGGTGTTCGACCAGCCCGTGCCCTTCCTCCAGCGGGACGAGGCCACCTTCACCTCCGATGGCGTGGTGAAGGTGCCCGACGCCGGTGCCGAGCAGCTCGGGTTCAGCGCGGTGTTCCTGCCCTCGGCCGCGGAGACGCCCGAGGGGGAGCTGGTCTCGGACTTCCCGGCCGCGCGCAACCCCGTCGTCACCCTGGAGGGCTACAAGGGCGACCTCGGCATGGACAGCGGGCAGTCGCAGTCGGTGTACCAGCTCTACACCGAGGACATGGAGCCAATGGGCGAGTCGCCGGAGCTCTCGCCCGGCGACACCTGGACGCTGCCCGACGGTGCCGGGACGATCACGTTCACCGGCTACCGCGACTACGCGAGCCTGCAGGTCAACAGCGACCCGGCGCGCCTTCCCGCGCTCGTGGCCGCGTCGACCGCGGTCCTGGGGCTGCTGGCGACCCTGTTCGTCCGGCCCCGCCGGGTGTGGGTCCGCGCGCGGGCAGGCGACGACGGGCGCACCGTGGTCGAGGTCGCCGGGCTGAACAAGACCGGCGGAGCGGGGACGGCGGCGGAGTTCCACGAGCTCGCCGTCCGGTTGCGGGATCAGCTGCGGGAGCGCACCACCACTAGTACAACAGCGAAGGAGTGA
- a CDS encoding DUF7683 domain-containing protein: MLLVREVCGFDKETGEFVWSAPIDETPVRVLADYLDSEDEDDLVFVYDLTGDVLEQAARLVGFEIRPDLDYQLTAHSPE, from the coding sequence ATGCTCCTGGTAAGAGAAGTGTGCGGGTTCGACAAGGAAACAGGGGAGTTTGTCTGGAGCGCCCCTATAGACGAGACCCCGGTCCGGGTTCTTGCCGACTACCTCGATAGCGAGGACGAGGATGACCTGGTGTTCGTCTACGATTTGACCGGTGATGTCCTGGAGCAGGCCGCCCGTCTAGTGGGGTTCGAGATCCGCCCCGACTTGGACTATCAGCTTACTGCGCACTCCCCGGAATAG
- a CDS encoding TlpA family protein disulfide reductase, with product MSCARTGSRRRRVLPGVAAAAAVLVALTGCAGGGETQTSGNNEDERFVEGDGSSTSYEPEEREPAPEVSGETLDGDDVSLADHRGEVLVMNIWASWCGPCREEMPVLSEVHGEFSDDGLAFLGVNIKDDRTAAKAFADNYGVAYPSIYDQPGQVPQAFRDTVPPKAIPSTLVIDREGRIAARVIGPVTYNQLTGLVEPVLDEEAASGGGAGSA from the coding sequence ATGTCATGTGCCAGGACCGGTTCGCGCCGGCGCCGCGTGCTCCCGGGTGTCGCTGCCGCCGCCGCGGTACTGGTGGCCCTCACCGGATGCGCTGGCGGCGGTGAGACCCAGACCAGTGGGAACAATGAGGACGAGCGCTTCGTCGAGGGCGACGGGTCCAGCACTTCCTACGAGCCCGAGGAGCGCGAGCCCGCGCCGGAGGTGAGCGGCGAGACCCTCGACGGCGACGACGTGAGCCTGGCGGACCACCGCGGCGAGGTGCTCGTCATGAACATCTGGGCGAGCTGGTGCGGCCCTTGCCGCGAGGAGATGCCGGTCCTCTCGGAGGTGCACGGCGAGTTCTCCGACGACGGCCTGGCGTTCCTCGGGGTGAACATCAAGGACGACCGCACCGCCGCCAAGGCGTTCGCGGACAACTACGGCGTCGCCTACCCCAGCATCTACGACCAGCCCGGCCAGGTGCCCCAGGCGTTCCGCGACACTGTGCCGCCCAAGGCCATCCCCAGCACGCTGGTGATCGACCGCGAAGGGCGTATCGCCGCGCGCGTCATCGGCCCGGTCACCTACAACCAGTTGACGGGTCTCGTTGAGCCGGTGCTCGACGAGGAGGCCGCGAGCGGCGGGGGCGCTGGTTCGGCGTGA
- the proC gene encoding pyrroline-5-carboxylate reductase gives MIAIIGAGKMGEALLAGLLATGCEPGDVLVAEPVRQRADDLRERYGVDGVPATEAARRAETLILATKPQDMVAVLNEIADHLTARHLVISVAAGITTSVLEKHLSDRGAVVRAMPNTPALVGKGMTAVCGGTHTTDTQLDQAERLLRSVGEVVRVPERHMDTVTAVSGSGPAYFYFVTEAMIEAAVAMGLPRATAEVLARRTIAGAATMLEESGEHPVMLRENVTSPGGTTAAALRELERHGVRTAVTEAVDAARARSRELSEG, from the coding sequence ATGATCGCGATAATTGGCGCGGGCAAGATGGGCGAGGCGCTGCTCGCCGGCCTGCTGGCAACAGGGTGCGAACCCGGTGACGTGCTCGTCGCCGAGCCGGTCCGCCAGCGTGCGGATGACCTGCGGGAACGCTACGGCGTCGACGGCGTCCCGGCGACGGAGGCGGCCCGCCGCGCCGAGACCCTGATTCTCGCGACCAAGCCGCAGGACATGGTCGCCGTCCTGAACGAGATCGCCGACCACCTGACCGCGCGCCACCTGGTGATCTCGGTGGCGGCCGGCATCACGACCTCCGTCCTGGAGAAGCACCTCTCCGACCGGGGCGCGGTGGTGCGGGCCATGCCCAACACCCCGGCGCTGGTCGGCAAGGGAATGACCGCTGTCTGCGGCGGCACGCACACCACCGACACCCAGCTCGACCAGGCCGAGCGGTTGCTGCGCTCGGTGGGTGAGGTCGTCCGGGTACCGGAGCGGCACATGGACACCGTCACCGCCGTCTCCGGCAGCGGTCCGGCCTACTTCTACTTCGTCACCGAGGCGATGATCGAGGCGGCGGTGGCCATGGGCCTGCCAAGGGCGACCGCCGAGGTGCTGGCCCGCCGGACGATCGCGGGAGCGGCGACGATGCTTGAGGAGTCCGGTGAGCACCCCGTGATGCTGCGCGAGAACGTCACCTCTCCCGGTGGCACCACGGCCGCCGCACTGCGCGAGCTGGAGCGGCACGGCGTACGTACCGCTGTCACCGAAGCGGTCGACGCCGCCCGGGCCCGCAGCCGCGAGCTGTCCGAGGGATGA
- a CDS encoding proline dehydrogenase family protein, whose product MVLRHTLIAASENERLRSFVARTPATRGVINRFVAGERASDAVRAVAGLADLGVYSTIDHLGENTADPAQAGGITREYLTLLELIYDAGLASWAEVSVKPTAVGLSLGAEGESLAADNIARICESAAAAGTTVTVDMEDESWVPATLRVVAVLRREYPWLGCVLQSSLRRTEGDAAAMAGPGVRVRLCKGAYAPSADTGHRDKRDVDRAFVRSLRTLFESGAYPMVATHDPRLVAIAGTLARRNGRGHDDFEYQMVLGARPAEQRRLAGLGARVRVYVPYGREWYGYLVRRVAERPANLLFAARAVASRS is encoded by the coding sequence ATGGTCCTGCGGCACACCCTCATCGCGGCGTCCGAGAACGAGCGGTTGCGCTCGTTCGTCGCGCGGACACCCGCCACCCGGGGTGTGATCAACCGGTTCGTGGCCGGGGAGAGGGCCAGTGACGCGGTACGGGCGGTCGCCGGGCTCGCGGATCTGGGCGTGTACTCCACCATCGACCACCTCGGTGAGAACACGGCGGACCCGGCACAGGCCGGCGGCATCACCCGGGAGTACCTGACTCTGCTGGAGCTGATCTACGACGCCGGGCTCGCGTCGTGGGCCGAGGTGTCGGTGAAGCCGACCGCCGTTGGGCTCTCACTGGGGGCCGAGGGGGAGTCGCTCGCCGCCGACAACATCGCCCGCATTTGCGAGTCCGCTGCGGCCGCCGGCACCACCGTCACCGTGGACATGGAGGACGAGTCCTGGGTGCCGGCGACACTGCGGGTCGTCGCGGTACTGCGCCGGGAGTACCCGTGGTTGGGCTGTGTGCTGCAGTCCTCCCTGCGCCGGACCGAGGGCGACGCGGCCGCCATGGCGGGGCCCGGCGTCCGGGTCCGGTTGTGCAAGGGCGCCTACGCCCCCAGTGCCGATACCGGGCACCGGGATAAGCGCGACGTCGACCGGGCGTTCGTCCGCTCGTTGCGTACGCTGTTCGAGAGCGGGGCGTACCCGATGGTCGCCACGCACGACCCGCGGCTGGTCGCGATCGCGGGCACCCTGGCCCGCCGGAACGGGCGCGGCCACGATGACTTCGAGTACCAGATGGTCCTCGGGGCCCGCCCCGCCGAGCAGCGCAGGCTGGCCGGTCTGGGCGCGCGGGTCCGGGTGTACGTGCCCTACGGCCGCGAGTGGTACGGCTACCTGGTGCGCCGCGTTGCCGAGCGCCCCGCCAACCTGCTCTTCGCCGCGCGCGCGGTGGCGTCCCGGAGCTAG
- a CDS encoding acetoin utilization protein AcuC, translated as MGSSLRVAWDDGLTSYNFGPNHPLAPVRVELTMALCREFGVFDTPGVSFTGVEPATDDQLKLIHEPSYIEAVKRAGHSLDADEAFCLGTPDNPVFPRMHDASALVAGASIAAARSVWNGEAEHAANIAGGLHHAMPNHAWGFCVYNDASMAIAWLLEQGAKRVAYVDVDVHHGDGVQRMFYDDPRVLTISLHESPMTLFPGTGRPSETGTGAAEGYAVNVALPAGTDDARWLRAFDATVPPLLREFQPEVLVTQQGADTHALDPLANLTLSLDGQHRTYQALRKLAKEAAGGRWVLLGGGGYELVQVVPRAWTHLLAEAAGAGIDPAAETPEAWREFVGTRTGEVAPLHMTDGRSGGFRSFDDGFDPDDAVDRAIQATRKAVFPSHGIDPSL; from the coding sequence ATGGGCTCCTCGCTTCGTGTGGCGTGGGATGACGGCCTGACCTCGTATAACTTCGGGCCGAACCACCCACTCGCCCCTGTTCGGGTGGAGCTGACAATGGCGCTCTGCCGCGAGTTCGGGGTCTTCGACACGCCGGGGGTGAGCTTCACCGGCGTCGAACCGGCAACGGACGACCAGCTCAAGCTGATCCACGAGCCCAGCTACATTGAGGCCGTCAAGCGGGCGGGCCACTCCCTCGACGCCGACGAAGCATTCTGCCTCGGCACCCCGGACAACCCCGTGTTCCCGCGGATGCACGACGCCTCGGCGCTGGTCGCCGGCGCCTCCATCGCCGCGGCTCGCTCCGTGTGGAACGGCGAGGCCGAGCACGCGGCCAACATCGCCGGCGGGCTGCACCACGCCATGCCGAACCACGCGTGGGGTTTCTGCGTCTACAACGACGCGTCGATGGCCATCGCCTGGCTTCTGGAGCAGGGAGCCAAACGGGTCGCCTACGTCGACGTCGACGTGCACCACGGCGACGGCGTGCAGCGGATGTTCTACGACGACCCCCGCGTCCTCACCATCAGCCTGCACGAGTCCCCGATGACCCTGTTCCCGGGTACCGGGCGGCCCAGCGAGACCGGGACCGGTGCCGCCGAGGGGTACGCCGTGAACGTGGCCCTGCCCGCCGGAACCGACGACGCCCGGTGGCTGCGGGCGTTCGATGCCACGGTCCCCCCGCTGCTGCGCGAGTTCCAGCCCGAGGTGCTGGTCACCCAGCAGGGCGCGGACACCCACGCGCTCGACCCGCTCGCCAACCTCACCCTCAGCCTCGACGGTCAGCACCGCACCTACCAGGCACTGCGGAAACTCGCCAAGGAGGCCGCGGGCGGCCGCTGGGTGCTGCTCGGCGGCGGCGGATACGAGTTGGTCCAGGTGGTCCCCCGCGCGTGGACCCACCTGCTGGCCGAGGCCGCGGGCGCCGGGATCGACCCAGCCGCCGAGACCCCCGAGGCGTGGCGCGAGTTCGTGGGCACCCGTACCGGTGAGGTCGCGCCCCTGCACATGACCGATGGCCGGAGCGGCGGGTTCCGGTCGTTCGACGACGGTTTCGACCCCGACGACGCGGTGGACCGCGCCATTCAGGCCACGCGTAAGGCGGTATTCCCCAGTCACGGCATCGACCCGAGCCTGTGA
- a CDS encoding cytochrome c biogenesis CcdA family protein, which translates to MITDTVLSGSLLFALPLAVAAGLVSFLSPCVLPLVPGYLSYVTGLSGADIAAARQRAASAVPAGAAGADGRSPADTSTATVSADDVLAQRRWTMLAGSVLFVAGFSAVFVAVGTFVGGIGGLLLDYADPITRVLGALTVLLGLAFMGVLPGLRREFRIHRVPGAGLAGAPLLGVLFGLGWTPCIGPTLAAVQTLAFQEGTAVRGAVLSLAYCAGLGLPFILASVLYRRALGAFGWVRRHYRAVMVAGGAMLVAVGLLLVTGLWAGMTAGLQQWAAGFTTVI; encoded by the coding sequence GTGATCACCGACACCGTCCTCTCCGGATCGCTGCTGTTCGCTCTCCCACTGGCGGTCGCCGCGGGGCTGGTGTCGTTCCTCTCGCCGTGCGTCCTTCCGCTGGTTCCCGGCTACCTCTCCTACGTCACAGGGTTGAGCGGTGCCGACATCGCGGCCGCGCGCCAGCGGGCCGCCTCCGCCGTTCCCGCCGGCGCCGCTGGCGCGGACGGCCGGAGCCCCGCGGATACCAGCACCGCGACCGTTTCGGCGGACGACGTCCTGGCGCAACGCCGTTGGACCATGCTCGCCGGCAGCGTGCTGTTCGTCGCCGGGTTCAGCGCGGTGTTCGTGGCGGTCGGGACGTTCGTCGGCGGGATCGGCGGGCTGCTGCTCGACTACGCCGACCCCATCACCCGGGTTCTCGGCGCGCTGACCGTGCTGCTGGGACTCGCGTTCATGGGGGTCCTGCCCGGCCTGCGCCGCGAGTTCCGGATCCACCGGGTGCCGGGGGCGGGCCTCGCCGGCGCGCCCCTGCTCGGGGTGCTTTTCGGGCTCGGCTGGACCCCGTGCATCGGCCCGACCCTGGCCGCCGTGCAGACCCTGGCCTTCCAGGAGGGCACGGCGGTTCGCGGGGCGGTACTGTCCCTCGCGTACTGCGCCGGCCTCGGTCTGCCGTTCATCCTGGCCTCCGTGCTCTACCGCCGCGCGCTGGGCGCGTTCGGTTGGGTCCGGCGGCACTACCGCGCGGTCATGGTGGCCGGCGGGGCAATGCTCGTCGCGGTCGGGCTGCTCCTGGTCACCGGCCTGTGGGCCGGCATGACCGCCGGGCTGCAGCAATGGGCCGCCGGTTTCACGACGGTGATATAG